In Oryzihumus leptocrescens, the following are encoded in one genomic region:
- a CDS encoding WD40/YVTN/BNR-like repeat-containing protein — translation MTLLAGTGSLMTAALMIGGSMLGTNAAAPGDDPGGAPRYGGEHTAYRWVDSPTGSDARLRGLSAVSREVAWASGTGGTVLRTTDGGRSWESVGPAGTEALQFRDIEATSAQHAVALSIGEGEDSRVFVTDDGGRSWAESFRNTDARAFYDCMAFFDHRNGLAVSDPVDGQFRLVRTRDGGHSWSPVDPAGMPSAEPGEFGFAASGTCLTTGPGHQAWLATGGVNPARVFSSHDGGTTWSVTGTPVAGAEAGGIFSVRFRDARRGVVVGGDFTDPTGASDNAAWTADGGRSWHPVAGRSPGGYRSGSAWVHGTHETALAVGPTGSDVSLDGGRSWTAFDTGSLDSVECAADGACWGSGEHGRVARLSRG, via the coding sequence ATGACGCTTCTGGCGGGGACGGGGTCCCTGATGACGGCAGCCCTGATGATCGGGGGAAGCATGCTCGGCACGAACGCCGCCGCGCCCGGAGACGACCCGGGTGGCGCGCCGCGGTACGGCGGCGAGCACACGGCATACCGGTGGGTGGACTCCCCCACCGGCAGCGACGCCAGGCTGCGCGGGCTGTCCGCGGTCTCGCGCGAGGTCGCCTGGGCGAGCGGCACGGGTGGCACGGTGCTGCGGACCACCGACGGCGGCCGCTCGTGGGAGTCGGTCGGCCCGGCGGGCACCGAGGCGCTGCAGTTCCGCGACATCGAGGCGACGTCGGCCCAGCACGCCGTGGCCCTGTCGATCGGCGAGGGCGAGGACAGCCGGGTCTTCGTGACCGACGACGGCGGGCGCTCGTGGGCGGAGTCGTTCCGCAACACCGACGCGCGCGCGTTCTACGACTGCATGGCGTTCTTCGACCACCGCAACGGCCTGGCCGTGAGCGACCCGGTGGACGGGCAGTTCCGGCTGGTCCGGACCCGGGACGGCGGCCACTCGTGGTCCCCGGTCGACCCGGCGGGCATGCCCTCGGCCGAGCCCGGCGAGTTCGGGTTCGCCGCGAGCGGCACCTGCCTGACGACCGGGCCGGGCCACCAGGCGTGGCTCGCGACGGGCGGGGTCAACCCGGCGCGGGTGTTCAGCAGCCACGACGGCGGCACCACCTGGTCGGTGACCGGCACGCCCGTCGCCGGCGCGGAGGCCGGCGGGATCTTCTCGGTGCGGTTCCGCGACGCGCGCCGCGGCGTGGTGGTGGGTGGCGATTTCACCGACCCGACCGGGGCGAGCGACAACGCCGCCTGGACCGCGGACGGCGGGCGCAGCTGGCATCCCGTGGCCGGCCGCTCCCCCGGTGGCTACCGCTCCGGCTCCGCGTGGGTGCACGGGACCCACGAGACCGCCCTGGCGGTCGGCCCGACCGGCTCCGACGTCTCGCTCGACGGCGGGCGCTCCTGGACGGCGTTCGACACCGGCAGCCTCGACAGCGTCGAGTGCGCGGCCGACGGTGCGTGCTGGGGCTCGGGCGAGCACGGCCGGGTGGCGCGCCTGTCCCGCGGCTGA
- a CDS encoding carbohydrate kinase family protein yields the protein MPVVVCVAGDVMLDIIVATDHPLREDDDTPARISLSAGGQAANVAAWVRHLGGGARLFGPRTTGAVGTMLDEQLRQRGITLHGRPRDADAGAVVSLTTQGHRTLASDPGDLSWIDASLADPAWLAGADWLHLSGYLLLRAPDPDVLVAAAHEAHVRGLRVGVDLASAGMVTSFGVQRFWTLVQDLRPEVVFGNEAEWQVLGVEPASLADVDCEAVVKRGDRGSGFFDGGIHHEHVPVPGPVVDVTGAGDALAAGYLVDGPDAAMRAAAECIAHQGAQPPAR from the coding sequence ATGCCCGTTGTCGTCTGTGTCGCCGGCGATGTGATGCTGGACATCATCGTGGCCACCGACCACCCGCTGCGCGAGGACGACGACACCCCGGCCCGGATCTCGCTGTCGGCCGGTGGGCAGGCCGCCAACGTCGCCGCCTGGGTGCGCCATCTCGGCGGTGGGGCCCGGCTGTTCGGCCCCCGGACCACCGGAGCGGTCGGCACGATGCTCGACGAGCAGCTGCGCCAGCGGGGGATCACCCTGCACGGCCGCCCCCGGGACGCCGACGCCGGTGCGGTGGTGTCGCTGACCACCCAGGGCCACCGCACCCTGGCCTCCGACCCCGGGGACCTGTCGTGGATCGACGCGTCGCTGGCGGACCCGGCCTGGCTGGCCGGCGCGGACTGGCTGCACCTGTCGGGCTACCTGCTGCTGCGTGCGCCGGACCCCGACGTCCTCGTCGCCGCGGCGCACGAGGCCCACGTCCGGGGCCTGCGGGTGGGGGTCGACCTGGCCTCCGCGGGGATGGTCACGAGCTTTGGCGTGCAACGGTTCTGGACGCTGGTGCAGGACCTGCGCCCCGAGGTGGTGTTCGGCAACGAGGCCGAGTGGCAGGTCCTCGGCGTGGAGCCCGCCTCGCTGGCCGACGTCGACTGCGAGGCCGTGGTCAAGCGCGGTGACCGTGGGTCGGGGTTCTTCGACGGCGGCATCCACCACGAGCACGTGCCCGTGCCGGGACCGGTCGTCGACGTCACCGGGGCCGGTGACGCCCTGGCCGCGGGCTACCTCGTGGACGGCCCCGACGCGGCGATGCGGGCGGCGGCTGAGTGCATCGCCCACCAGGGGGCGCAGCCGCCGGCCCGCTGA
- a CDS encoding pseudouridine-5'-phosphate glycosidase yields MIIADEVRSALEDGRGVVALESTIISHGLPTESSARVARQIEHAVRGSGAVPATIAVVDGQVRIGLDDAGLERIATDPVVVKSSIRDLGNVCAAGLTGATTVASTAYLAHRAGIRVFATGGLGGVHRGAAHSFDESADLPALASVPIALVCAGVKSILDVGATLERLETLSVELVGYGTSRFPGFYIQDSGYAVPWVARSADEVAAVLRARDGLGLPQALVVANPIADGKEMPRDLHDATLASGLEALAAQGITGKDVTPFLLAWFHEHTHGVSLQANIDLVLGNAQVAGEVACALTR; encoded by the coding sequence GTGATCATTGCCGACGAGGTCCGCTCCGCGCTCGAGGACGGCCGGGGTGTCGTCGCCCTGGAGTCCACGATCATCAGCCACGGCCTGCCCACGGAGTCCAGCGCGCGCGTCGCCCGCCAGATCGAGCACGCGGTTCGCGGGTCGGGTGCGGTTCCGGCCACCATCGCGGTGGTCGACGGGCAGGTCCGCATCGGCCTGGACGACGCCGGGCTCGAGCGGATCGCCACCGACCCGGTCGTGGTCAAGTCGAGCATCCGCGACCTGGGCAACGTCTGCGCCGCCGGGCTGACCGGCGCGACCACGGTGGCGTCCACGGCATACCTGGCCCACCGGGCGGGCATCCGGGTGTTCGCCACCGGCGGCCTGGGCGGGGTGCACCGCGGCGCCGCCCACAGCTTCGACGAGTCGGCCGACCTGCCGGCGCTGGCCTCGGTGCCCATCGCGCTGGTCTGCGCCGGGGTGAAGTCGATCCTCGACGTCGGGGCGACGCTGGAGCGGCTGGAGACGCTGTCGGTGGAGCTCGTCGGGTACGGCACCTCACGCTTCCCCGGCTTCTACATCCAGGACAGCGGGTATGCCGTTCCCTGGGTCGCGCGGTCCGCGGACGAGGTCGCGGCGGTGCTGCGCGCCCGGGACGGGTTGGGGCTGCCCCAGGCCCTGGTCGTGGCCAACCCGATCGCGGACGGCAAGGAGATGCCGCGCGACCTGCATGACGCGACGCTGGCGTCCGGCCTGGAAGCCCTTGCGGCACAAGGGATAACCGGCAAGGACGTCACGCCGTTCCTGCTCGCGTGGTTCCACGAGCACACGCACGGCGTCAGCCTTCAGGCCAACATCGACCTGGTGCTCGGCAACGCGCAGGTCGCCGGTGAGGTGGCCTGTGCGCTGACTCGCTGA
- a CDS encoding LuxR C-terminal-related transcriptional regulator, with amino-acid sequence MGNVVQAAQESAEQGEAMTGTGASAPPLVAVVEDSVILAETLCAALEAEGIPTAAVPVTGPGDLLPRITALPARLVLLDLDLGPGGDGGQLVEPLVAAGRTVLVLTGSADPMRIAAALERGAIGHLVKGTGFEQVLGTTRRALEAPGPLDPAVRTSLLCELVRTRRRRDEELAPFRQLTERETEVLVAMGHGRSAQQIAASWVVAEATVRTHIRGVLTKLGARSQLEAVALAWLVGVIPTGGLPNGGASPLGLT; translated from the coding sequence ATGGGGAATGTCGTGCAGGCTGCGCAGGAGTCGGCAGAGCAGGGCGAGGCCATGACGGGGACCGGCGCCTCAGCCCCTCCGCTGGTTGCCGTGGTCGAGGACAGCGTGATCCTGGCGGAGACCCTGTGTGCCGCTCTGGAGGCCGAGGGCATCCCGACCGCGGCGGTGCCGGTCACCGGGCCCGGGGACCTGCTGCCGCGGATCACTGCCCTGCCGGCACGGCTGGTGCTCCTCGACCTGGACCTCGGGCCCGGCGGCGACGGCGGCCAGCTGGTCGAGCCGCTCGTGGCAGCGGGACGCACCGTCCTGGTCCTGACCGGCTCTGCCGACCCCATGCGGATTGCCGCTGCCCTGGAGCGCGGCGCGATCGGACACCTGGTGAAGGGCACCGGCTTCGAGCAGGTGCTCGGGACAACCCGGCGTGCACTGGAGGCTCCCGGGCCACTCGACCCCGCGGTCCGCACGTCGTTGCTGTGCGAGCTGGTCCGAACCCGGCGGCGTAGGGACGAGGAGCTTGCTCCCTTCCGGCAGCTGACAGAGCGCGAGACCGAGGTGCTCGTCGCGATGGGCCATGGCCGCTCGGCTCAGCAGATCGCCGCCAGCTGGGTGGTGGCCGAGGCCACCGTCCGCACCCACATCCGCGGCGTGCTCACCAAGCTGGGCGCCCGCTCGCAGCTGGAAGCGGTCGCCCTCGCCTGGCTGGTCGGCGTCATCCCGACCGGAGGCCTCCCGAACGGGGGAGCCTCCCCGCTCGGCCTCACGTGA
- a CDS encoding signal peptidase I translates to MSSSPHTPGRRWRRWSANAALLVLALAFVTAAAGVLTGRYQVRPVLSSSMAPKLPVGSVVVTQRVPMSRVRTGDVIVFHRPGAPDQLVVHRITTLSRAGGTVVVRTKGDANPAADPWTASLRGGTAYRAVADVPWVGYAAVWAHSPGTRRGTLLAGGLLALAAAVTAAWPGRSRRRLRSPATPSADPTDLTTPSGAVAPAS, encoded by the coding sequence ATGAGCTCCTCACCCCACACGCCGGGCCGCCGCTGGCGCCGGTGGTCGGCCAACGCGGCACTCCTCGTGCTCGCCCTGGCCTTCGTGACCGCGGCCGCTGGGGTGCTCACGGGCCGGTACCAGGTCCGCCCGGTCCTGTCCTCGAGCATGGCCCCCAAGCTGCCCGTCGGCAGCGTCGTCGTGACCCAGCGGGTGCCGATGTCGCGGGTCCGCACCGGCGACGTGATCGTCTTCCACCGGCCGGGGGCGCCGGACCAGCTGGTCGTCCATCGCATCACGACCCTCAGCCGCGCAGGCGGGACGGTCGTCGTGCGCACCAAGGGGGACGCCAACCCCGCCGCAGACCCGTGGACCGCCTCGCTGCGCGGAGGCACGGCATACCGGGCTGTCGCCGACGTGCCCTGGGTGGGCTACGCGGCAGTGTGGGCCCACTCCCCCGGCACGCGGCGCGGCACCCTGCTCGCCGGCGGCCTGCTCGCGCTCGCCGCCGCCGTCACGGCAGCCTGGCCCGGTCGGTCGCGCCGGCGGCTGCGCAGCCCCGCCACACCGTCGGCAGATCCGACTGACCTGACCACGCCCAGCGGGGCAGTCGCGCCCGCGAGCTGA
- a CDS encoding class I SAM-dependent methyltransferase has translation MPPATAPRASVSVPVRGPLPSTEDLAATQTSYDTVAGSYAALLEDELDARPVDRGLLAAFAETATTAGLGPVGDLGCGPGRVTGHLASLGVDAFGVDLSPGMVAEARRRHPDLRFEVGSILDLDLPDGYLGGALLWYSTVHTPPAQLPEVFAEVHRVLAPGAPLITAFKVGDRQVHLQHAYGHNLSLQVYWTPMELVTDLLDQAGLVIDARMVCEPAPHEKQPQGYVMAHRPA, from the coding sequence GTGCCCCCCGCCACCGCACCCCGCGCCTCCGTGTCCGTCCCCGTCCGCGGCCCGCTGCCGTCCACGGAGGACCTCGCCGCGACGCAGACGTCCTACGACACGGTCGCCGGCTCCTACGCCGCGCTGCTCGAGGACGAGCTGGACGCGCGCCCCGTAGACCGGGGGCTGCTCGCGGCCTTCGCAGAGACGGCCACGACCGCCGGTCTCGGGCCGGTGGGCGACCTGGGCTGCGGCCCCGGCCGCGTGACCGGCCACCTGGCCTCGCTCGGGGTCGACGCCTTCGGGGTCGACCTGTCACCCGGCATGGTCGCCGAGGCACGGCGCCGTCACCCCGACCTGCGCTTCGAGGTGGGGTCGATCCTCGACCTCGACCTGCCCGACGGCTACCTCGGTGGCGCCCTGTTGTGGTACTCCACCGTCCACACGCCCCCGGCGCAGCTGCCCGAGGTGTTTGCCGAGGTCCATCGCGTGCTGGCGCCCGGCGCCCCACTGATCACCGCGTTCAAGGTGGGGGACCGCCAGGTCCACCTGCAGCACGCCTACGGCCACAACCTGTCTCTGCAGGTCTACTGGACCCCGATGGAGCTCGTGACCGATCTGCTCGACCAGGCGGGCCTGGTCATCGACGCGCGGATGGTGTGCGAGCCGGCCCCGCACGAGAAGCAGCCTCAGGGCTATGTCATGGCCCACCGCCCCGCCTGA
- the hrpA gene encoding ATP-dependent RNA helicase HrpA gives MPTVTYPEDLPVAARKDDIAAAIRDNQVVIVAGETGSGKTTQLPKICLELGRGVEGLIGHTQPRRIAARSVAERIAEELGTELGTAVGYQVRFTDRSSDDTLVKVMTDGILLSEMQRDRDLRKYDTIIIDEAHERSLNIDFILGYLKQLLPRRPDLKVIVTSATIDPERFARHFAHDGVPAPIIEVSGRTYPVEVRYRPLAGETREEDRDQVTGICQAVEELWTEGTGDILVFLSGEREIRDTADALTGMSLPHTEILPLYARLSAAEQHRVFGSHTGRRVVLATNVAETSLTVPGIRYVIDAGTARISRYSQRTKVQRLPIEPISQASARQRSGRCGRVADGIAIRLYSEEDFENRPAFTDPEILRTNLASVILQMTSLGLGDIARFPFVDPPDSRQISDGVRLLEELEAIRPEVTDPRKRLTAYGRSIAHLPLDPRLARMVLEADRNGALREVLVIVAALSIQDPRERPADKQQQADELHRRFADEHSDFMALTNLWDYLREQQKALSGSAFRRMCKAEYLHYLRVREWQDLHSQLKQACKSLDLQPNQTPATPDQVHQSLLAGLLSHIGLRDVEKREYLGARGARFGISPGSSLFKKQPQWVMAAELVETTRLWARVNARIDPAWVEKQAQHLVKRQYSEPHWERKRASAVALEKVTLYGVPLVAGRKVGYGRVNPEESRELFIQHALVEGDWDTEHRFFHDNRALIERLGELEARARRRDLIVDDETLVAFYDKRIPAEVVSGRHFDSWWKQTRREQPDLLTFTEDLLVTDEAGAVSADDYPQVWRQGAIELPVSYQFEPGTAADGVTVHVPVDVLNQVEPDGFDWQVPGLRHDLATALLKSLPKAIRRSFVPTPDHAAAALADADPAAGPITDELARALKARTGTGIDPMDWDWSRVPDHLRITFRVEDRRRKVLGEGKDLEALKARLAPQVRQTMARAASSVERKGLRQWDFGDLPATFERKSGERVIQGFPAVVDHGDSVSVEVLPTAAERDAASRLGVRRLLLLNTTAPWKRVLATLTNAQKLTLGNNPHGSVPVLLEDCLACAVDSLVAERPGGTVRTPAEFDETLAVVRQNVVPRVLDVVAFVEPVLLRARAVEVALSGLTSPLVGALRADLTAQLQSLIHPGFVAETGYSRLRHVERYLRAMLVRIDKAPGELARDAERLAVVERVQAEYADLLASLPPTRRAADDVRDLRWMVEELRVSLFAQTLGTAYPVSEKRIYKAMDAVESA, from the coding sequence ATGCCGACGGTCACCTACCCCGAGGACCTGCCGGTCGCGGCGCGGAAGGACGACATCGCCGCCGCCATCCGTGACAACCAGGTGGTGATCGTCGCCGGCGAGACCGGGTCGGGCAAGACCACCCAGCTGCCCAAGATCTGCCTCGAGCTCGGCCGCGGCGTCGAAGGGCTCATCGGGCACACCCAGCCGCGCCGGATCGCCGCGCGCTCGGTCGCCGAGCGCATCGCCGAGGAGCTGGGCACCGAGCTCGGCACCGCCGTCGGCTACCAGGTGCGCTTCACCGACCGCTCCAGCGACGACACCCTGGTCAAGGTCATGACCGACGGCATCCTGCTGTCGGAGATGCAGCGCGACCGCGACCTGCGCAAGTACGACACGATCATCATCGACGAGGCGCACGAGCGGTCGCTCAACATCGACTTCATCCTCGGCTACCTCAAGCAGCTGCTGCCGCGCCGGCCCGACCTCAAGGTCATCGTCACCTCGGCGACCATCGACCCCGAGCGGTTCGCCCGGCACTTCGCCCACGACGGCGTGCCGGCGCCGATCATCGAGGTGTCCGGGCGCACCTACCCCGTCGAGGTCCGCTACCGGCCGCTCGCCGGCGAGACCCGCGAGGAGGACCGCGACCAGGTCACCGGCATCTGCCAGGCCGTCGAGGAGCTGTGGACCGAGGGCACCGGGGACATCCTCGTGTTCCTCTCCGGCGAGCGGGAGATCCGCGACACCGCCGACGCCCTCACCGGGATGTCGTTGCCGCACACCGAGATCCTGCCGCTCTACGCCCGGCTCTCCGCGGCCGAGCAGCACCGCGTCTTCGGCTCGCACACCGGGCGACGGGTCGTGCTCGCCACCAACGTCGCCGAGACCTCGCTGACCGTGCCCGGCATCCGCTACGTCATCGACGCCGGCACCGCCCGCATCTCCCGCTACAGCCAGCGCACCAAGGTGCAGCGGCTGCCGATCGAGCCGATCTCCCAGGCCAGCGCCCGCCAGCGGTCCGGGCGGTGCGGCCGGGTCGCCGACGGCATCGCCATCCGGCTCTACTCGGAGGAGGACTTCGAGAACCGGCCGGCGTTCACCGACCCGGAGATCCTGCGCACCAACCTGGCCTCGGTCATCCTCCAGATGACCTCCCTGGGGCTGGGCGACATCGCCCGCTTCCCGTTCGTCGACCCGCCCGACTCCCGCCAGATCAGCGACGGGGTGCGGCTGCTCGAGGAGCTCGAGGCGATCCGCCCGGAGGTGACCGACCCGCGCAAGCGGCTCACGGCATACGGCCGGTCGATCGCGCATCTGCCGCTCGACCCGCGCCTGGCGCGCATGGTGCTCGAGGCCGACCGCAACGGCGCGCTGCGCGAGGTGCTCGTCATCGTGGCCGCGCTGTCGATCCAGGACCCGCGCGAGCGGCCGGCCGACAAGCAGCAACAGGCCGACGAGTTGCACCGGCGCTTCGCCGACGAGCACTCCGACTTCATGGCGCTGACCAACCTGTGGGACTACCTGCGTGAGCAGCAGAAGGCGTTGAGCGGCAGTGCTTTCCGCCGGATGTGCAAGGCGGAGTACCTCCACTACCTGCGCGTGCGCGAGTGGCAGGACCTGCACAGCCAGCTCAAGCAGGCGTGCAAGTCCCTCGACCTGCAACCGAACCAGACGCCGGCCACGCCGGACCAGGTCCACCAGTCGCTGCTCGCCGGGCTCCTCTCGCACATCGGTCTGCGTGACGTCGAGAAGCGGGAGTACCTCGGCGCCCGCGGTGCCCGCTTCGGCATCTCGCCCGGCTCCTCGCTGTTCAAGAAGCAGCCGCAGTGGGTCATGGCCGCCGAATTGGTCGAGACCACGCGGCTGTGGGCCCGGGTCAACGCCCGCATCGACCCGGCGTGGGTGGAGAAGCAGGCCCAGCACCTGGTGAAGCGGCAGTACTCCGAGCCGCACTGGGAGCGCAAGCGCGCCAGTGCCGTCGCGCTGGAGAAGGTCACCCTGTATGGCGTGCCCCTGGTCGCCGGTCGCAAGGTCGGCTACGGGCGGGTCAACCCCGAGGAGTCCCGCGAGCTGTTCATCCAGCACGCCCTCGTCGAGGGGGACTGGGACACCGAGCACCGTTTCTTCCACGACAACCGGGCGCTCATCGAGCGGCTCGGCGAGCTCGAGGCGCGGGCCCGCCGGCGCGACCTCATCGTCGACGACGAGACGCTGGTTGCCTTCTACGACAAGCGGATCCCGGCCGAGGTCGTGTCCGGGCGGCACTTCGACTCGTGGTGGAAGCAGACCCGGCGCGAGCAGCCGGACCTGCTGACCTTCACCGAGGACCTGCTGGTCACCGACGAGGCCGGGGCCGTCAGCGCCGACGACTACCCGCAGGTGTGGCGGCAGGGCGCGATCGAGCTGCCGGTGAGCTACCAGTTCGAGCCCGGGACGGCGGCCGACGGCGTCACGGTGCACGTGCCGGTCGACGTGCTCAACCAGGTCGAGCCGGACGGCTTCGACTGGCAGGTGCCCGGGCTGCGCCACGACCTGGCGACCGCGCTGCTCAAGTCGCTGCCCAAGGCCATCCGGCGCAGCTTCGTGCCCACGCCCGACCACGCTGCGGCGGCCCTCGCCGACGCCGACCCGGCTGCCGGGCCGATCACCGACGAGCTGGCCCGGGCGCTCAAGGCGCGCACCGGCACCGGCATCGACCCGATGGACTGGGACTGGTCGCGGGTGCCCGACCACCTCCGCATCACCTTCCGGGTCGAGGACCGCCGGCGGAAGGTGCTGGGTGAGGGCAAGGACCTCGAGGCGCTCAAGGCCCGACTCGCGCCGCAGGTGCGCCAGACGATGGCTCGCGCCGCGTCGTCGGTGGAGCGAAAAGGCCTGCGGCAGTGGGACTTCGGGGACCTTCCGGCGACGTTCGAGCGCAAGTCGGGGGAGCGGGTCATCCAGGGCTTCCCGGCGGTCGTCGACCACGGCGACAGCGTCTCGGTCGAGGTGCTGCCGACCGCGGCCGAGCGCGACGCGGCCAGCCGCCTGGGCGTGCGCCGGCTGCTGCTGCTCAACACCACGGCGCCGTGGAAGCGGGTGCTGGCCACCCTGACCAACGCCCAGAAGCTCACCCTCGGCAACAACCCTCATGGCAGTGTGCCGGTCCTCCTGGAGGACTGCCTGGCCTGCGCGGTGGACTCCCTGGTGGCCGAGCGGCCCGGGGGCACGGTGCGCACCCCGGCCGAGTTCGATGAGACGCTGGCGGTGGTCCGCCAGAACGTCGTTCCGCGCGTCCTCGACGTGGTCGCGTTCGTCGAGCCGGTGCTGTTGCGTGCCCGCGCCGTCGAGGTGGCCCTGTCCGGGCTGACCAGCCCGCTCGTCGGGGCACTCAGGGCTGACCTGACGGCCCAGCTCCAGTCGCTCATCCACCCCGGGTTCGTTGCCGAGACCGGCTACTCGCGGCTTCGTCACGTCGAGCGCTACCTGCGCGCCATGCTCGTGCGCATCGACAAGGCACCGGGTGAGCTGGCCCGCGACGCCGAGCGCCTCGCCGTCGTCGAGCGCGTCCAGGCGGAGTATGCCGACCTGCTGGCCTCGCTACCGCCCACCCGTCGCGCCGCGGACGACGTGCGCGACCTGCGCTGGATGGTCGAGGAGCTGCGGGTGAGCCTGTTCGCGCAGACGCTCGGCACGGCATACCCGGTCTCGGAGAAGCGCATCTACAAGGCGATGGACGCCGTCGAGTCCGCATGA
- a CDS encoding antibiotic biosynthesis monooxygenase, with translation MTAPTELAPPTADGPVTVAITRRVAAGDTTQMIAWVRAGTAMAELFPGFLGAGWVRPGDASDEWHMLYRFADHESLHAWETSAERQWWLRSGEGLVEHTRAERRTGIEGWFDPPESTKVEAPAGPNAPPRWKQALLIWMAFFPVNLLATLTLGALIVHWPVVLRVLCMTVVLTPIMTYLVLPALTRRLEGWLHR, from the coding sequence ATGACTGCACCCACCGAGCTCGCCCCGCCCACCGCCGACGGGCCCGTCACCGTCGCCATCACCCGCCGCGTCGCCGCCGGGGACACCACCCAGATGATCGCCTGGGTCCGGGCGGGCACGGCGATGGCCGAGCTCTTCCCCGGCTTCCTCGGCGCGGGATGGGTCCGCCCGGGGGACGCCTCCGACGAGTGGCACATGCTCTACCGGTTCGCCGACCACGAGAGCCTGCACGCCTGGGAGACCTCCGCCGAGCGACAGTGGTGGCTCCGCTCGGGCGAGGGCCTCGTCGAGCACACACGCGCCGAGCGCCGCACCGGCATCGAGGGCTGGTTCGACCCGCCGGAGTCCACGAAGGTCGAGGCCCCGGCCGGGCCGAATGCCCCGCCCCGGTGGAAGCAGGCACTGCTCATCTGGATGGCGTTCTTCCCCGTCAACCTGCTCGCCACGCTCACGCTGGGCGCGCTCATCGTGCACTGGCCGGTGGTCCTCCGGGTCCTGTGCATGACCGTGGTGCTCACACCGATCATGACCTACCTCGTCCTGCCGGCCCTGACGCGGCGGCTCGAGGGCTGGCTGCACCGCTGA
- a CDS encoding NAD(P)H-dependent oxidoreductase → MTAHRTLVLLAHPDLEGSRVNARLADAVRDLEGVTVHDLAAAYPDGRIDVAREQQLLLEHDTVVWQFPWHWYSVPGILKSWMDQVLTWGFAYGTDGTKLRGKTLQVVTSTGGPEEAYADGGYNRFTMEQLMRPLDATAHLCGMPMAEPMVLHGVRTMSDAELDRQALQYRALLTIDRARAA, encoded by the coding sequence ATGACCGCCCACCGCACCCTCGTCCTGCTCGCCCACCCCGACCTGGAGGGCTCGCGCGTCAACGCCCGGCTCGCCGACGCGGTGCGCGACCTCGAGGGCGTCACCGTCCACGACCTCGCCGCGGCCTACCCCGACGGGCGCATCGACGTGGCCCGGGAGCAGCAGCTGCTGCTGGAGCACGACACGGTCGTGTGGCAGTTCCCGTGGCACTGGTACTCCGTGCCGGGCATCCTCAAGTCGTGGATGGACCAGGTGCTGACCTGGGGCTTCGCCTACGGGACCGACGGCACCAAGCTGCGCGGCAAGACGCTGCAGGTCGTCACCTCGACCGGCGGGCCGGAGGAGGCCTACGCCGACGGTGGCTACAACCGCTTCACCATGGAGCAGCTGATGCGCCCGCTGGACGCCACCGCCCACCTGTGCGGCATGCCGATGGCCGAGCCGATGGTCCTGCACGGCGTCCGCACGATGTCGGACGCTGAGCTGGACCGGCAGGCCCTGCAGTATCGCGCGCTCCTCACCATCGATCGGGCCCGGGCGGCCTGA
- a CDS encoding SDR family oxidoreductase gives MSTSMTGRTVLVTGGTHGIGLATAQALVSSGAAVTLVGRNADKTGRVVEALRRDSGNDRVEGMVADLSSQAEVRRLATDFAAAHDRLDVLVNNVGGFWATRHVTADGLERTFALNHLAPFLLTHLLRPLLEASAPSRVVTVSSGAQAMGRIDFADLQGERSYGGQRAYSQSKLANVLFTYELARRLEGTGVTANALHPGVVRTGFGQEDSSALFRVMLPVVRPFMLSPERGAETSVYLASSPEVEGVSGKYFVRKKARRSSPASYDAQAARRLWEVSAELTGVDAG, from the coding sequence ATGAGCACCTCGATGACAGGCCGGACCGTCCTGGTGACCGGCGGCACCCACGGCATCGGCCTGGCCACGGCGCAGGCGCTGGTCTCGTCGGGGGCGGCCGTCACGCTCGTCGGGCGCAACGCGGACAAGACGGGCCGGGTCGTGGAGGCGCTGCGACGTGACAGCGGCAACGACCGGGTCGAGGGCATGGTCGCCGACCTGTCCTCGCAGGCGGAGGTCCGGCGCCTGGCAACGGACTTCGCCGCTGCACACGACAGGCTCGACGTGCTCGTCAACAACGTGGGCGGCTTCTGGGCGACCCGCCACGTGACCGCCGACGGGCTGGAGCGCACGTTCGCGCTCAACCACCTGGCGCCGTTCCTGCTGACGCACCTGCTGCGGCCGCTGCTCGAGGCGAGCGCACCGTCCCGTGTGGTCACCGTGAGCTCGGGCGCCCAGGCGATGGGCCGGATCGACTTCGCGGACCTGCAGGGCGAGCGCAGCTACGGCGGTCAGCGCGCCTACAGCCAGTCCAAGCTCGCCAACGTGCTGTTCACCTACGAGCTGGCCCGCCGGCTCGAGGGCACCGGGGTCACGGCGAACGCGCTCCACCCCGGTGTCGTGCGCACCGGGTTCGGCCAGGAGGACAGCTCGGCCCTGTTCCGCGTGATGCTGCCGGTGGTCCGGCCGTTCATGCTGAGCCCGGAGCGTGGGGCGGAGACCTCCGTGTACCTCGCGTCCTCACCGGAGGTGGAGGGCGTGAGCGGGAAGTACTTCGTGCGGAAGAAGGCGCGGCGCTCCAGCCCGGCGTCGTACGACGCCCAGGCCGCCCGGCGGCTCTGGGAGGTCAGTGCCGAGCTGACCGGGGTCGACGCCGGCTGA